In a single window of the Necator americanus strain Aroian chromosome X, whole genome shotgun sequence genome:
- a CDS encoding hypothetical protein (NECATOR_CHRX.G25199.T1) gives MKCAARNHKTGDFNQEKRLRRKLRRQLQQDRDNGWKSRTKEFEKAWKDKNPQKATKKFEKDIIEPIETRRCHMLNAVYETGELFFGTCDSGGVGGAVSARAPQ, from the exons ATGAAGTGTGCAGCAAGAAATCACAAGACCGGTGATTTCAACCAAGAGAAGCGTTTGAGAAGaaagttgcgtcgtcaactgcaacaagatcgCGATAACGGATGGAAATCAAGAacgaaagaatttgaaaaggcATGGAAGGACAAGAATCCGCAGAAAGCCA ccaagaagtttgaaaaagatATCATCGAACCGATCGAGACGAGACGATGCCATATGTTGAACGCCGtctatgaaactggagaactGTTCTTTGGAACATGCGACAGCGGAGGAGTTGGAGGAGCTGTGTCAGCACGAGCACCACAATAA